The Candidatus Zixiibacteriota bacterium sequence CACGGTCGATTCGATTTACGCCCGCTTTGAGCAATTCATTAAGACGGCCGACTCGGCGGAGAGAGTAATCGCGCAGAAACTGAAAAGTGGGTCTCGCTCCCCCAACGGCGCCGACAGCCTGATTGAGGCGGCGGTGACATCCATAACTGCCCAGTATCCTTTTGTCGATGCCGGCGCCGTCAGGCGGCTGCTGCGTTCAAATGAAATATCGCTGCTCAAAAGCGTCATCAGCGACATTATTCGCAACGATATCTACTTCTACGGCGTCATCGCCGACTTGAATTCGCTTCCCGATCTGAAAAACCGCTCCATCATAGTGCGGGTAGATGACCGGGAGCTGTTTGTGCTGCGGGATAAACTTCTCGACCTGCCCCGCGCTTATGTCAATTTTCTTGCCGCTCTCAATAATCGCTCCCTGACCGATTCCATTGATGTTGACCTCTATTATGATATCGGGCGGCATTTCATTATCCCCAATCTCAGTCTGAATGCGGCCGAGATGGGGGCAAGGAGAGAGGCGGTTGCCGAATCGATTACCACCGTGAGTGAAGTGGTGGCGGCCGGTGAAGTAATCGTGCGTGCCGGAAGTCGTATCACGCCGCGACAGGAGAAAATTCTGGAAGCGATGTACCGTCAGATGGAATCGCTGGCGCGGGATGAAGGCTGGATGGGACCTTTTCTTCCGGTGCTGGCGCGGTTGCTTCTCATTATTGTCGCCTTTCTCATCCTGTACCTCTATCTGTATCATTTTCACAACCAGATATATGTCTCCAATCCCAAAATTCTGGCGCTTCTTTTGATATATGGTCTGGAACTGCTCTTGATTTATCTCATCGGCATCAAGTTAAATCTATCGATTTACCTCTTTCCCGTGGCGATTTTCTCCATTCTGGTGACCATTCTGTTTGATGCCGAGATTGGGACATTCAATACCTTTATCCTGGCGTTGCTTCTGGGCATATTGCACCGTTTCAATTTCAGTATTGTCCTCACGACAATAATCATTGGCACCGTCGCCTGCTACTCAACCCAGAGAGTTCGTCATCGCAACGAATTTTTCCGCTCCATTCTATATTTGTCAATAACCTATCTGGCGTTGATTTACTTGATAGAATCATTCAAAGTTTCGCCCCCTTCCGATATGCTCAATCTGATGGGATATGGATTAGCCAACGCCATTCTTTCGCCGCTTCTGACCATCGGCATTCTCCCGCTGTTTGAGTCGCTCTTTGGATTTACCACCGACATTACCTTGCTCGAGCTTTCCGACCTCAACCGCCCGCTTCTCAAGAGACTTTCCCTGGAAGCGCCGGGGACTTATCATCACTCCATAATTGTGGGGAGTCTTGCCGAAGCCGGCGCCAAAGCCATCGAAGCCAATGCCCTTCTCGCTCGGGTGGGCGCTTATTATCATGATATCGGGAAAATGGAAATCCCGGAATACTTTGTCGAAAACCAGCTGGGAATAAAATCAAAGCACGACAAACTCACCCCGACCATGTCCGCCATCGTTCTGGCGTCCCATGTGAAAAAGGGGAGAATCATGGGTGAAGAAGCGGACTTGCCCGATGAAGTGCTCAATTTTATCGAAGAACATCATGGCACCATGACCATGACTTATTTTCTGAACAAGGCAAAAGAACTCGGCATCGAAAATGCCAACGAAGATGATTTTCGGTACCCCGGGCCGCGACCGCGCACCAAAGAAACCGCGATAGTGATGCTGGCTGACACGGTCGAAGCGGCAAGCCGGACACTGGCGGAGCCAAAACCGGCGCGGATTGCCAACCTCGTCCAAAAAATTATCAACGACAGAATTCAATCGGGAGAGTTGGAGGAGTGCCCCCTGACGCTCAAAGACCTGGCGCAAATCAAAGAAGCTTTCGTGCAAATTCTTATCGGCGTCTTTCATTACCGTATCGAATATCCGAAAAAGGACGATGAAACCTGATGCGCTGCTCAGTCATAAAAGCGGCGGGCGGACGCCTCCCCCGCAAGAAAATCGCCGCCCTGGCGGAGATAATAGAAAAAGAAGAACAGCCGCCTGAGGGATTGGTGTCCATTATCTTCGTATCGGACAGGGAAATCCGGAAACTTAACCGCAAATTCCGTCAGATTGATAAAGCGACCGATGTCTTGTCGTTCAACATTGACTCAATTTCGGCGCCCCATTCCGTTCTTGGCGAGGTCTATATTTCTACGGAGACGGCAACCCGTTATGCCCGGGAGGATGGAATCTCTCCGGAGCAGATGATAATCCGGTTGTGCGTGCATGGAATTCTTCATTTATTGGGGTATGACCACAAGACGCGGCGGGAAGGGAAAGTGATGGAGAAAAGGGAGAGACTGATTATGAGCCGGGTGGGGATTAGATGAGTCTTATCTATTTCATACTGATTCTAACGGTGAATTACATTGCCTATATATTCTCGCTTCATTCGCTGACATCGTACCTCGACCCGGAACAGATGGAGGCAATTTCCTCCCGCGTTTCCCGTTTCAGTCAGAAATATCTGAAAGAAGTTTCCTCCAATCCGCGGATGTCGCTTCAATTGACCGTCTTGATTAAATCCCTTACCCTGGCGCTCTCGTCCCTCCTGGCCGTCCTGGCGGTGCTTCCGCTTACCGGGCAATACAGTCTAAAGCAGGCGCCGCTTCTCGCTCTCGCAATCGGAGCCTCCTGGATTCTCTATCTTTTCTTTCTCGAATATCTTCCACGACGGCGCGCCCTGCGGCCGGTTGATGAAGGAATTCAAAAATATGTCGGGCTTTTCGCCCTGGCGCATTTTGTCTTTCGTCCTTTCCTGCAGTTCTACAACCGGGCTTTCAACAGATCGATAGACCGAGTCTCCGAGGAGCAGAAGGAAGATATCATCGAGAGAGCCATCGAATCTCTGGCCGACCAGGCCGGTCTGGCGGAACCGATAATGGAAGATGAAGAGAAAGAGATGATCGGCCAGATTTTCCAACTGGATATCACGGAAGTGCGTGAAGTGATGATTCCCCGAATCGATATCATCGGTCTCAGCAATAAAGCCACCATCGCGGATATCCGAAAAACGACCGACCAGCACGGTTTCTCCCGCTATCCGGTGTTCGACGAGAGTATCGATAAAATAATCGGGATTCTATATATCAAAGACCTCTTCACCAGTTTGCCGCTGCCGCTTGACGAGAAGAATTTTGACATTACCCGGTATCTGCGCCGGGCATATTTTGTCTCAGAGACTAAAATAATTAGCGACCTGCTCAAGGAATTCAAAACCAACAAAATCCATATCGCCATAGTGGTTGACGAATACGGGGGAACCGCCGGTCTGGTCACACTGGAAGACATTCTGGAGGAAATAGTCGGCGACATCCAGGATGAACATGACTATGAACAGGCGGAACTGGTCAAAATGGGGGACAACTCGGTGCTGGTTGACGCCGGCCTGTCGGTCGATGAGCTTCTGGAGGAATTTGACCTCGATTATGAAACTGAGGAATTTGAAACAATCGGCGGGCT is a genomic window containing:
- a CDS encoding HDIG domain-containing metalloprotein; protein product: MYRFLIRLKRLLKRILKVKAVTRQAPPSGTRSKIEKYFMLALAAALIALLYPADNLFFPLDFPRKGEIAFEDIIAPFQITVSKTAQEIEEEKKAAADAIPVILEYNRGTVDSIYARFEQFIKTADSAERVIAQKLKSGSRSPNGADSLIEAAVTSITAQYPFVDAGAVRRLLRSNEISLLKSVISDIIRNDIYFYGVIADLNSLPDLKNRSIIVRVDDRELFVLRDKLLDLPRAYVNFLAALNNRSLTDSIDVDLYYDIGRHFIIPNLSLNAAEMGARREAVAESITTVSEVVAAGEVIVRAGSRITPRQEKILEAMYRQMESLARDEGWMGPFLPVLARLLLIIVAFLILYLYLYHFHNQIYVSNPKILALLLIYGLELLLIYLIGIKLNLSIYLFPVAIFSILVTILFDAEIGTFNTFILALLLGILHRFNFSIVLTTIIIGTVACYSTQRVRHRNEFFRSILYLSITYLALIYLIESFKVSPPSDMLNLMGYGLANAILSPLLTIGILPLFESLFGFTTDITLLELSDLNRPLLKRLSLEAPGTYHHSIIVGSLAEAGAKAIEANALLARVGAYYHDIGKMEIPEYFVENQLGIKSKHDKLTPTMSAIVLASHVKKGRIMGEEADLPDEVLNFIEEHHGTMTMTYFLNKAKELGIENANEDDFRYPGPRPRTKETAIVMLADTVEAASRTLAEPKPARIANLVQKIINDRIQSGELEECPLTLKDLAQIKEAFVQILIGVFHYRIEYPKKDDET
- the ybeY gene encoding rRNA maturation RNase YbeY; protein product: MRCSVIKAAGGRLPRKKIAALAEIIEKEEQPPEGLVSIIFVSDREIRKLNRKFRQIDKATDVLSFNIDSISAPHSVLGEVYISTETATRYAREDGISPEQMIIRLCVHGILHLLGYDHKTRREGKVMEKRERLIMSRVGIR
- a CDS encoding hemolysin family protein is translated as MSLIYFILILTVNYIAYIFSLHSLTSYLDPEQMEAISSRVSRFSQKYLKEVSSNPRMSLQLTVLIKSLTLALSSLLAVLAVLPLTGQYSLKQAPLLALAIGASWILYLFFLEYLPRRRALRPVDEGIQKYVGLFALAHFVFRPFLQFYNRAFNRSIDRVSEEQKEDIIERAIESLADQAGLAEPIMEDEEKEMIGQIFQLDITEVREVMIPRIDIIGLSNKATIADIRKTTDQHGFSRYPVFDESIDKIIGILYIKDLFTSLPLPLDEKNFDITRYLRRAYFVSETKIISDLLKEFKTNKIHIAIVVDEYGGTAGLVTLEDILEEIVGDIQDEHDYEQAELVKMGDNSVLVDAGLSVDELLEEFDLDYETEEFETIGGLIYDLVGSVPAPGTKVDWKEFIFEIEKVEGQRIRTVRARLKENRASVGDAMSD